Proteins found in one Zea mays cultivar B73 chromosome 1, Zm-B73-REFERENCE-NAM-5.0, whole genome shotgun sequence genomic segment:
- the LOC118476118 gene encoding uncharacterized protein codes for MPGPQQGAPWPTFHHPWSGCISMWPFQGPGSEARPPAAMFAGAQPGFAFASPSPWTSTPAASSWPTPPATPPSGLVGWDAATLAAFQTPTLTPPIGPEWIADTGATYHTTPDPGLGNSTPPPQM; via the exons ATGCCGGGACCCCAGCAGGGTGCGCCTTGGCCCACTTTTCACCACCCGTGGTCAGGGTGCATCTCCATGTGGCCGTTCCAGGGGCCAGGCTCTGAGGCTCGGCCCCCGGCGGCCATGTTCGCTGGTGCGCAGCCAGGGTTCGCCTTCGCCTCTCCGTCGCCCTGGACCTCGACACCTGCTGCTTCGTCGTGGCCCACGCCACCGGCTACTCCACCGTCCGGGCTGGTTGGTTGGGACGCGGCCACCCTGGCTGCCTTCCAGACTCCTACTCTGACTCCGCCGATAGGTCCCGAGTGGATCGCGGACACCGGTGCTACCTACCACACCACCCCCGACCCTG GACTCGGCAACTCGACGCCCCCTCCTCAGATGTGA